Below is a genomic region from Trichoderma asperellum chromosome 2, complete sequence.
TCGCCATCTTTCCCGGAAATCCGGTTGAAGTCCTGTACAACAAGCTTCCGCATTCTCCGCAGCAGTGATTCGACATGAAGTTGCCGCTCTCCACGACGAATCCCCATGTTTTGAGTTCCCCCTTGACAACCTTCAAAGTGTCGGTAGACACGATAAAGTTGAGCGAGAATGGAGCGGCGCCCGTGAGCTTGGGCTCATCAGCGCAGTGGCATCTGAACTTGAGTTCAGGCTCGCCGGCGTAGGTGATGACGTTTGCGCCACAGAGACAGGAAGATTGTGTCATGTTGAATATTGAGCCTGCAGTTTTGTTGACTTTGCTGTCACTAGGGGCAGGTCTGTTCTGATAAAGATGTAGTTAAATTATTCGATTCTTTTGACATTCCTCATTGCCCCAACCGACATCTTTATATAGACCTCTCAAGCGATAAGTCCCAATTGCATACACATCTCTTGAAGCTATACTATCCTTTCGAAAATATGTACAGGTGTTGCTTCAATAGGGAAAAACGGCTCGATTAGGCAATTTTTTCCAAATCGGGAAATCAAACATACAGCAGTTTAATACAACTAAATGACCTCCGAGCTCCACGTATGAGGACTAATGAGCTGAATAATCttagattatatataaatatagagtttactatattaagtcCGATTATACGTGTATATGTCAAGGCGAGTGATATGCTCTCGC
It encodes:
- a CDS encoding uncharacterized protein (EggNog:ENOG41) is translated as MTQSSCLCGANVITYAGEPELKFRCHCADEPKLTGAAPFSLNFIVSTDTLKVVKGELKTWGFVVESGNFMSNHCCGECGSLLYRTSTGFPGKMAIKIGCVDDEDLVKSFVPEVEIFTRNRASWVPVVEGAVQNWSDFGSGEGLEASEEKK